A window of Panicum virgatum strain AP13 chromosome 8K, P.virgatum_v5, whole genome shotgun sequence contains these coding sequences:
- the LOC120644103 gene encoding putative disease resistance protein RGA4 isoform X3: MDAEDISFEILREITDGFSEERKLGQGAFGVVYKGVTRNGDEVAVKKLVNPGLNFKQLKNEFYNLTKLNHQNIVQVLGYCFETEQEPFILPDGSKVFVEEIHVALCLEYMHNGSLQRHLSDEFSGLEWHTRFKIIKGTCEGLKYIHEELEEPIYHLDLKPDNILLDKDMVPKIADFGLSRIFGNEPARTAHGSYGTQGYQPPEYIDRGEISRKFDIFSLGVVMIRVVSGPKSYPKCLDVSTDKFIDQVQKNWRKRLQASYSSGSLVEKYCHQVKTCIQIALLCVDEDSQKRPNIGKITEKLNEIETTIGEFPQKGCLKKVSGIAMHNNKNIDMRKESEDIKGQYQNINLMTGPSCNELEFVDAREASPDVVEELIVGRTEERGEIIASLLEGMSEKITILPIYGIGGIGKTTFARLIYNNTNFKCYSHVWVDVSWRFDLNKICESVISQLSRKESQAIEKQIIHSCLTKLLSGKKILIVLDDLWEEDQFHLQELKDMLYHADSNIIILVTTRSERVAGRICTNIQPYKILPLTNEMCWDIIKQRSAFESRDDKKELTNIGREIAPKCGGVALAAQSLGFTLRSMNFDQWIKVRDSDTWNEPISDDASLPNHVLASLKLSYSHMDSSLKPCFTYCAIFPKGHKIVKDDIIYQWISLDFIKPTKILSNMQLCEKYIMQLLGLSFFQYSVSPKEIGDF; encoded by the exons ATGGATGCGGAGGATATATCATTTGAAATCTTGCGAGAAATCACGGATGGTTTCTCCGAGGAGCGGAAACTTGGTCAAGGAGCATTTGGAGTTGTTTACAAG GGGGTGACTAGAAACGGAGATGAAGTTgctgtgaagaagcttgtcaaTCCCGGTCTAAACTTTAAGCAGCTAAAAAATGAGTTCTATAACCTGACAAAGCTTAATCATCAGAACATTGTACAGGTTCTGGGATATTGTTTTGAAACAGAGCAAGAACCATTTATCTTGCCCGATGGAAGTAAGGTGTTTGTTGAGGAGATACATGTAGCGCTATGCTTGGAGTATATGCACAATGGCAGCCTTCAACGGCATCTTTCTG ATGAGTTTTCTGGACTTGAATGGCACACACGATTCAAAATAATCAAGGGGACTTGTGAGGGTCTAAAGTATATTCATGAGGAGCTGGAAGAACCTATTTACCACTTGGACCTAAAACCTGACAATATATTGCTAGATAAGGACATGGTGCCAAAGATTGCAGATTTTGGTTTGTCCAGGATCTTTGGTAACGAACCAGCACGAACTGCACATGGTTCTTACGGAACACA AGGATATCAGCCACCAGAATACATCGACAGAGGTGAAATATCAAGAAAATTTGATATATTTAGCTTAGGTGTCGTAATGATAAGGGTTGTGTCAGGACCCAAGAGCTACCCCAAATGTCTAGATGTGTCTACGGACAAGTTTATTGATCAA GTCCAAAAgaactggaggaagaggttgcaGGCGAGTTACAGTAGTGGTTCTTTGGTTGAAAAATATTGCCACCAAGTAAAGACATGCATTCAAATAGCATTGTTATGTGTGGATGAAGATAGCCaaaaaaggcccaacatagggAAGATCACTGAGAAGCTGAATGAGATTGAAACTACCATTGGCGAG TTTCCCCAGAAAGGATGTCTCAAAAAAGTTTCTGGAATAGCAATGCATAATAACAAGAATATAGATATGAGAAAGGAATCAGAGGATATCAAAGGTCAATACCAGAATATTAATTTGATGACAGGCCCTAGTTGCAATGAGTTGGAATTTGTTGATGCACGAGAAGCATCGCCAGATGTAGTAGAAGAACTCATTGTTGGGAGAACAGAAGAGAGAGGGGAAATAATTGCTTCTTTACTTGAGGGTATGTCAGAAAAGATCACGATTCTTCCTATATATGGTATTGGAGGCATTGGCAAGACAACTTTTGCACGATTGATTTACAATAATACAAATTTCAAATGTTATTCTCATGTATGGGTAGATGTGTCCTGGAGATTTGACTTGAACAAAATTTGTGAGTCTGTGATTTCACAACTATCTAGAAAAGAAAGCCAGGCTATTGAAAAACAGATAATACATAGTTGCCTCACAAAACTACTTTCTGGCAAGAagattttaattgttttagatgACCTATGGGAGGAAGATCAATTCCACTTGCAGGAGTTGAAGGATATGCTATATCATGCTGATAGCAACATTATTATTTTAGTAACAACACGCAGTGAACGTGTTGCTGGGAGAATCTGTACAAACATTCAACCATACAAGATATTACCCTTGACAAATGAGATGTGCTGGGATATAATAAAACAAAGAAGTGCTTTTGAATCTAGAGATGATAAAAAGGAGTTGACGAACATTGGAAGGGAGATTGCCCCGAAGTGTGGGGGTGTGGCTTTAGCAGCTCAATCTCTAGGCTTCACGTTGCGGTCCATGAATTTTGATCAATGGATTAAGGTGAGAGACAGTGATACCTGGAATGAACCTATTTCAGATGATGCATCATTGCCAAATCATGTTCTTGCATCTTTGAAGTTAAGTTATAGCCATATGGATTCAAGCTTGAAGCCATGCTTTACCTATTGTGCAATCTTTCCAAAAGGCCACAAGATAGTTAAAGATGATATAATTTATCAATGGATTTCTTTGGATTTCATCAAGCCAACAAAAATACTCTCAAATATGCAGCTTTGTGAGAAGTATATTATGCAGCTGCTTGGACTGTCTTTCTTTCAATATTCAGTTTCACCCAAG GAAATTGGTGACTTTTAG
- the LOC120644103 gene encoding putative disease resistance protein RGA3 isoform X1 codes for MDAEDISFEILREITDGFSEERKLGQGAFGVVYKGVTRNGDEVAVKKLVNPGLNFKQLKNEFYNLTKLNHQNIVQVLGYCFETEQEPFILPDGSKVFVEEIHVALCLEYMHNGSLQRHLSDEFSGLEWHTRFKIIKGTCEGLKYIHEELEEPIYHLDLKPDNILLDKDMVPKIADFGLSRIFGNEPARTAHGSYGTQGYQPPEYIDRGEISRKFDIFSLGVVMIRVVSGPKSYPKCLDVSTDKFIDQVQKNWRKRLQASYSSGSLVEKYCHQVKTCIQIALLCVDEDSQKRPNIGKITEKLNEIETTIGEFPQKGCLKKVSGIAMHNNKNIDMRKESEDIKGQYQNINLMTGPSCNELEFVDAREASPDVVEELIVGRTEERGEIIASLLEGMSEKITILPIYGIGGIGKTTFARLIYNNTNFKCYSHVWVDVSWRFDLNKICESVISQLSRKESQAIEKQIIHSCLTKLLSGKKILIVLDDLWEEDQFHLQELKDMLYHADSNIIILVTTRSERVAGRICTNIQPYKILPLTNEMCWDIIKQRSAFESRDDKKELTNIGREIAPKCGGVALAAQSLGFTLRSMNFDQWIKVRDSDTWNEPISDDASLPNHVLASLKLSYSHMDSSLKPCFTYCAIFPKGHKIVKDDIIYQWISLDFIKPTKILSNMQLCEKYIMQLLGLSFFQYSVSPKLQSDKEDNRDVTVFTMHDLVHDLARSLVLYEILDASKQCNTGRNRFPFASLNDCTKSWKSFTQCPTAIRALHFHGTNQTVLHSASFSTAKYLCVLDLSQCSIWSLPDSIGNLEQLRYLNAPRLNHWAIPNCITKLEKLIYISLRGSGYIRALPESIGELKGLMYLDLSGCSSLQKLPVSFGMLTKLVHLDMSDCCHVTDVSKSLESLTNLEYLNLSHGWRLPWWRGSIENRALPEALSGLTDLKYLNLSGSSYFIQDRDIIQALGILAKLQCLNLSECSLLVTADSHLTWMSEAMRNLTELRYLNLSRCSAGAEELFIFLKCISNLLNLEHLDLSSTKLTRVPDCICSLKKLRTLDLSYCHDLQSLPAALHKMNSLKFLHLEDCSRLEMLKVPALNKNLITLPHFLVQADYHQSSSNLALLQDVNRTDLVISRLENVKSVQEAQSIKLMEKGRMRKIKFNWTTDSERFVEDMEVLGELVPPITLKKLYIDGYSSVRFPEWFIGIADHLPNLSRIYLSNLPKCNSLPPLGQLPNLQELEFSRMSGILKIDEDLCGTRRSSFPGLKDFSLFGMESLEVWYTTYSYGGDGVSKFMFPNLSVLKIHDCPNLRLKPCPHIAECQWDIRGGCDGVISSWEESASQTTVSSPSAPVTTLHVYDCEVPMHQWRLLHHLPALTKLKISRCSDLSSSPQIMQALSSLEWLCLKSRDQPVPEQPNWLGQLASLKELTIKKYEVQALQGSMGHLTGLQSLRLKYIGSMTALPRWVGDLISLQHLDISDCSNLNDLTETIGCLASLQALQIHSCGNLNDLPESIGRLTSLNKLAISYCNGITLLPESIGRLTSLNNLDLRQCHGITCLPESIGGLTSLNKLAIDNCNGITSLPESIKQLNKLKKITITSDELVKWCGIEENKAMLSHIKKKEIGDF; via the exons ATGGATGCGGAGGATATATCATTTGAAATCTTGCGAGAAATCACGGATGGTTTCTCCGAGGAGCGGAAACTTGGTCAAGGAGCATTTGGAGTTGTTTACAAG GGGGTGACTAGAAACGGAGATGAAGTTgctgtgaagaagcttgtcaaTCCCGGTCTAAACTTTAAGCAGCTAAAAAATGAGTTCTATAACCTGACAAAGCTTAATCATCAGAACATTGTACAGGTTCTGGGATATTGTTTTGAAACAGAGCAAGAACCATTTATCTTGCCCGATGGAAGTAAGGTGTTTGTTGAGGAGATACATGTAGCGCTATGCTTGGAGTATATGCACAATGGCAGCCTTCAACGGCATCTTTCTG ATGAGTTTTCTGGACTTGAATGGCACACACGATTCAAAATAATCAAGGGGACTTGTGAGGGTCTAAAGTATATTCATGAGGAGCTGGAAGAACCTATTTACCACTTGGACCTAAAACCTGACAATATATTGCTAGATAAGGACATGGTGCCAAAGATTGCAGATTTTGGTTTGTCCAGGATCTTTGGTAACGAACCAGCACGAACTGCACATGGTTCTTACGGAACACA AGGATATCAGCCACCAGAATACATCGACAGAGGTGAAATATCAAGAAAATTTGATATATTTAGCTTAGGTGTCGTAATGATAAGGGTTGTGTCAGGACCCAAGAGCTACCCCAAATGTCTAGATGTGTCTACGGACAAGTTTATTGATCAA GTCCAAAAgaactggaggaagaggttgcaGGCGAGTTACAGTAGTGGTTCTTTGGTTGAAAAATATTGCCACCAAGTAAAGACATGCATTCAAATAGCATTGTTATGTGTGGATGAAGATAGCCaaaaaaggcccaacatagggAAGATCACTGAGAAGCTGAATGAGATTGAAACTACCATTGGCGAG TTTCCCCAGAAAGGATGTCTCAAAAAAGTTTCTGGAATAGCAATGCATAATAACAAGAATATAGATATGAGAAAGGAATCAGAGGATATCAAAGGTCAATACCAGAATATTAATTTGATGACAGGCCCTAGTTGCAATGAGTTGGAATTTGTTGATGCACGAGAAGCATCGCCAGATGTAGTAGAAGAACTCATTGTTGGGAGAACAGAAGAGAGAGGGGAAATAATTGCTTCTTTACTTGAGGGTATGTCAGAAAAGATCACGATTCTTCCTATATATGGTATTGGAGGCATTGGCAAGACAACTTTTGCACGATTGATTTACAATAATACAAATTTCAAATGTTATTCTCATGTATGGGTAGATGTGTCCTGGAGATTTGACTTGAACAAAATTTGTGAGTCTGTGATTTCACAACTATCTAGAAAAGAAAGCCAGGCTATTGAAAAACAGATAATACATAGTTGCCTCACAAAACTACTTTCTGGCAAGAagattttaattgttttagatgACCTATGGGAGGAAGATCAATTCCACTTGCAGGAGTTGAAGGATATGCTATATCATGCTGATAGCAACATTATTATTTTAGTAACAACACGCAGTGAACGTGTTGCTGGGAGAATCTGTACAAACATTCAACCATACAAGATATTACCCTTGACAAATGAGATGTGCTGGGATATAATAAAACAAAGAAGTGCTTTTGAATCTAGAGATGATAAAAAGGAGTTGACGAACATTGGAAGGGAGATTGCCCCGAAGTGTGGGGGTGTGGCTTTAGCAGCTCAATCTCTAGGCTTCACGTTGCGGTCCATGAATTTTGATCAATGGATTAAGGTGAGAGACAGTGATACCTGGAATGAACCTATTTCAGATGATGCATCATTGCCAAATCATGTTCTTGCATCTTTGAAGTTAAGTTATAGCCATATGGATTCAAGCTTGAAGCCATGCTTTACCTATTGTGCAATCTTTCCAAAAGGCCACAAGATAGTTAAAGATGATATAATTTATCAATGGATTTCTTTGGATTTCATCAAGCCAACAAAAATACTCTCAAATATGCAGCTTTGTGAGAAGTATATTATGCAGCTGCTTGGACTGTCTTTCTTTCAATATTCAGTTTCACCCAAG TTGCAGTCTGACAAAGAGGACAACAGGGATGTTACAGTGTTCACTATGCACGATCTGGTGCATGACTTAGCAAGATCGCTCGTGCTTTATGAAATTCTAGATGCTAGCAAACAATGCAATACTGGGAGAAACAGATTCCCATTTGCGTCACTTAATGATTGCACCAAGTCGTGGAAGTCATTCACACAATGTCCTACCGCAATAAGAGCGCTGCATTTTCATGGTACGAACCAAACTGTGCTCCACAGTGCGTCATTTTCGACGGCTAAGTACCTCTGTGTCCTGGATTTAAGTCAGTGCTCTATATGGAGCTTGCCAGATTCTATTGGTAATTTAgagcaattaagatatcttaatgcTCCAAGGCTCAATCATTGGGCCATTCCCAATTGTATCACAAAGCTGGAAAAACTAATTTACATCAGCCTTCGTGGGTCTGGTTACATCAGAGCACTGCCAGAATCAATTGGAGAATTGAAGGGTTTGATGTATCTTGATTTGTCAGGTTGTTCCTCATTACAAAAACTGCCAGTGTCATTTGGCATGCTAACAAAGCTGGTGCATCTAGATATGTCAGATTGTTGTCATGTTACAGATGTATCAAAGTCCTTGGAGAGCCTCACCAACCTTGAATATCTGAATTTATCGCATGGCTGGAGATTGCCATGGTGGAGAGGAAGTATAGAAAACCGAGCATTACCTGAAGCTTTGAGTGGACTCACCGATCTGAAGTATTTAAACTTATCAGGTTCTTCATACTTCATCCAAGATCGTGATATAATACAAGCCTTAGGTATCCTTGCCAAACTCCAATGTTTGAATTTGTCAGAATGTTCGCTTTTGGTTACAGCTGACTCGCATCTCACATGGATGTCCGAAGCCATGAGAAATCTCACTGAGCTCCGTTATTTGAATTTGTCAAGGTGCTCAGCCGGAGCTGAAGAACTTTTCATTTTTCTTAAGTGTATAAGTAACCTTCTAAACCTAGAGCATCTAGATTTGTCTAGTACAAAGCTTACGAGAGTTCCTGACTGTATTTGTAGCCTAAAAAAGTTACGTACACTGGATCTTTCGTACTGCCATGATCTGCAGAGTCTTCCAGCAGCTCTGCATAAAATGAATAGTCTGAAGTTTCTACATCTGGAGGATTGCTCTAGGCTAGAAATGTTGAAGGTGCCAGCACTcaataaaaatttaattacaTTACCACACTTTCTGGTCCAAGCTGATTATCACCAGTCGAGCAGCAACCTTGCTCTTCTTCAAGATGTAAATCGTACTGACCTGGTGATAAGCAGACTTGAAAACGTGAAGTCTGTGCAAGAGGCGCAAAGTATAAAACTAATGGAAAAGGGAAGAATGAGGAAAATTAAATTCAACTGGACGACAGATTCTGAGAGGTTTGTCGAGGATATGGAAGTGCTGGGAGAGCTAGTCCCCCCAATAACTTTAAAGAAGTTATATATTGATGGTTACAGTAGTGTAAGATTCCCTGAGTGGTTTATTGGTATTGCTGATCATCTCCCTAATCTTAGTCGGATCTACTTGTCCAATTTGCCCAAGTGCAACAGCCTGCCACCACTTGGCCAATTACCTAATCTGCAAGAGCTGGAATTCAGTCGAATGAGTGGCATTTTGAAAATTGATGAAGACTTGTGCGGCACCAGAAGGTCATCATTTCCTGGACTGAAGGATTTTTCCCTATTTGGAATGGAAAGCCTCGAAGTGTGGTACACAACGTACTCTTATGGCGGGGATGGTGTGAGTAAGTTTATGTTCCCCAACCTCAGTGTATTGAAAATCCATGATTGCCCCAACTTGAGGCTGAAACCATGTCCACATATAGCTGAGTGTCAATGGGACATACGGGGAGGATGTGATGGTGTAATATCCTCATGGGAGGAGAGTGCATCACAGACCACTGTTTCCTCCCCCTCTGCTCCGGTAACTACTCTGCATGTATATGACTGCGAGGTGCCTATGCATCAGTGGAGGCTGCTGCACCACCTCCCTGCCCTCACCAAGTTAAAGATCTCAAGATGCAGTGATCTGAGCAGCTCACCGCAGATCATGCAAGCACTCTCCTCCCTCGAGTGGCTATGTCTGAAGAGCAGAGACCAGCCAGTACCAGAACAGCCAAATTGGTTGGGTCAGCTTGCATCACTTAAGGAGTTGACAATAAAGAAATACGAGGTGCAGGCCTTGCAGGGTTCCATGGGGCATCTCACTGGGTTACAGTCACTACGTCTGAAGTATATTGGAAGCATGACAGCGCTGCCTCGATGGGTGGGAGACCTCATCTCTCTGCAACATTTGGATATCTCAGACTGTTCGAACCTAAATGATTTGACAGAGACAATCGGGTGCCTCGCCTCTCTTCAAGCATTGCAAATCCACAGTTGTGGAAACCTGAATGATTTGCCAGAGAGCATCGGGCGTCTCACCTCTCTCAATAAACTCGCCATCAGCTATTGCAACGGCATCACATTGTTACCAGAGAGCATCGGGCGTCTCACATCTCTCAACAATCTCGACCTCAGGCAATGCCACGGCATCACATGTTTACCAGAGAGCATCGGGGGCCTGACCTCTCTCAACAAACTTGCCATCGATAATTGCAATGGCATCACATCTTTACCAGAGAGCATAAAACAACTAAACAAGCTCAAAAAGATAACAATTACAAGCGATGAACTAGTGAAGTGGTGTGGAATTGAGGAGAACAAGGCGATGCTCTCTCACATAAAAAAAAAG GAAATTGGTGACTTTTAG